DNA sequence from the Oceanispirochaeta sp. M1 genome:
CTTTTTGATCTTCTTAAAAATGTCCGTATGAAACTGGCCAAAAAGAAAGGTGTTCCACCCTATGTTATTTTCTCAGATAAGACCCTGCGGGAGATGAGCGCCCTGAAGCCTGTGGACAACACTGCTTTCCTGAGGGTATCCGGTGTTGGTGAGACCAAGCTGGAACAGTATGGGCCGTTTTTTATTCCTGAGATTAAAGCGTTTCTGGGGTATTAAAATCAGATAATTAAATCTTTTCAGACCAGAAATAAATTGATTTTCATCTATTGAGGCACAATAAACGTCTATAATAAAAGACATATATAAAAGTCTTTTTAAACATATTCAGCCGTTTATAATGGATATAAGAAGGAAATCATATGATATTTGATTCATTTTACCTCAATTATATTTTCCTGGCCATTCTCCTTCTATTCTCTTTCTTTTTTTCAGGTTCAGAGACAGCATTTTTCTCCTTGAATCGCCTGGAACGGAATTCCCTCAAAGAGAATAAGTCAATAAAAAAGAAAGCTATTCTTTCCTTCCTTCTTGAAAATCAGGAACAACTCCTTATTACAATACTTACAGGGAATATGGTAGTGAATATATTTGCATCAAGTATCGGAAGTATTATCGGTGATCGATTATTCAGAGGAAAATCTGAGATATATTCGATTATTGGGATGACATTATTGCTTTTGATTTTTGGAGAACTCACTCCTAAAAGGATTGCTGTAAATCACTCCAGGAGCTTTTCAAACCTGACTGCCAAGCCTTTGTACTATCTTCATCTATTCTTAACTCCTGTCCGGTCTGTTCTGAATCATATCAGTACCTGGTTTTTAAATCTATTTCCAAAAGACATGAGAATAGAAAATGAAAAAAAACACAGCTTAGTTCTAACCACAGCAGAAATGGGATATAAGCAGTCTATTTTAATACACTCTGAATACAGACTTTTTAAGTCATATCTGGCATTCACAGGAAAGCCTGCCTATAGTGTTATGACACAGCGAAAGGTTCTTAATACCATATCAAGTGATTTGAATATCGGAGAGGTTCTGGACATCATTGCAGAAGACAAAAAATATATAATGAACCTATCGATCATACTCCGGAACAATGACAGCGATCATCTATCTGGATGGATTCCCATACCCCGGCTTCTGGAATGCAAATTTGAGCAATCTCATCTTAATGAAAGTATAAAAACATTATCCAGGGACTTTCATATTGTACCTAAATCGAAGGATCTACCCACACTGATCCTAGAAATGAGGGAAGACAACTCAGAATTAGCCCTACTGGTAGATGAATTTGGAGGAACCGCAGGAGTTATCTGGTTTAAAAATATAATCGAAGACGTTTTAAGAGTTTTTTACAACCCCATTCAGGAAACACAAAATGACAACAATCAGGGAACAACGGTTATCCCCGCCTCTATGCCTATTGAAGACTTCGAAGAATACTTTGGTGTGGAGATTGATTTTGATGTTGAGACAATCGCAGGATTGTTTCTTGAATTATTTGGCGATATTCCCGAATCGGGAGATGAGGTACTGTTTCATGATCTACATATAATAGTACTGGAGATGGACAAAAACACTATCAAAAACCTGAAGATTGAAAAAAGGTACCGACCATGATTCTGATTATAGAGATTTCCTGTTTGATTATTGCTTCTTTCTTCGCAGGAATGGAAACGGGTTTACTGTCAGCAGATAAACTTAAAATATACTCCAATAAAGAACTGGGTAAGATCTGGGCAAATTCTGCCCATTTTCTGTTAAAAAAGCCTGAAAGACTCCTTGCAACCACACTGATCGGTACTAATGTTGCTGTTGTCACCAGTGCTGTTGTTTTATCAAATTATCTAAGAAACCAATACTCTCTGACCGTAGCCATCAGCGGCAGTATGGTATTAACCATTGTCTACCTCCTTTTCTCCGAAATAATACCTAAAACCTTCTTTAGAAGAAATGCTGATACCATCACAGTACGATTGGCAGTGACAATGCATTTATTCTTCTACATATTTCTCCCGATTTCATTCTTGTTGAATCTAATTGTTAAAATACTGATGATACTGATGAAACAAAAAAACACAGGAGAAAAAATACCCCGGTCCAGAGATGATTTCAGGCTTCTTATGCATTTAAGCAGTAAGGAATCAGGTTTAGGGAATGATGATTTTAGGATTATTGATGAAATACTGGATTTTGGACTTACCCTTGCCTCAGAAGCTATGATTCCGTTGCATAAGCAATCTATATATCATATAGACACAAACCCTTTGGAGTTAATACGAGCCGCTGGTCAATCTAATCAGCGATACTTCCCATGCTATAAAAATCGAACCGATAATATTGTCGGATACATTGACATTGAAGATTTATTTAAATCCGGAGACCTGTCTTTAAAACAGATTTTATTAAAGCCGGTTTTTTTCCCCGAAGTCAAGAAGCTTCCGGAACTGCTCTATTCCATGGTTCAAGAGAACCTTGATGTGGTCTTTCTCTGTGATGAATATGGAGGGATTTCGGGTATTGTCACCCATCAGCAAATTGCTTCGGAAATTCTCGGAATGATACCAGGAAATATTAACACCATCAAAGAGGATGTCCGATCTCTGGATAAGAATACTTTTATTGCTCCCGGAAATACTGACCTGGAATATCTCTCTCACATAATTAATCAAAGAATTAAAAAAGAAAACAATGAAACCCTTGGTGGTTATCTCTGCGAAAAGCTGGGAAGTATCCCTGATTCCGGCACGGAATACAATGAAAATCAGATTAGATTTACAGTTCTGGAGGCAGATCAACTAACAATAAGAAGTGTTCGTATTGAACTGATACCGACTCTGCATGAATAATAAAAAGAGGCTTTTTTTATTCATTATTTATAACTTGCATTCACTTGTTTGAGACTATAATTACTATCTGGAGACCAAAAAAATGAGTATTCATATAAATCGTTTCGAAAATCGCTTTTATCCTGACTCAAAGAGAGTCATCGCACGCTTTTTTGTCGCCGGAGGGGATGAACGGAGTCGACTGCTCATTCAGAAGATTCTGAATATGAATGAAGTGGATACAAAGTATAAACTTAGAAGAATTTTATCTACCTATGGAAACAGACACAGAAATATTACATCCATATTTGAAAAACACTTCTCAAATATCATCCATTTTCTTCAGGATCTTGGAATTGATGAGAATTCTCTTACCCGGGAAAAGAAGCTGTTAATAGGTTCCTATTTCACACATGAATATTCAATAGAATCAGCTGCTTTTTTTAATCCGTCCATAATGGAAGCTCCCAATCAGGATCATCTGGAAGAAGGACAGAAAAGAATAATTGTAAGCTTCAGGGCAACAGGAGAAGGACATATCTCATCCATAGTTTTCAGAAGTGGAATCATTGACAGTAAGAATAAGCTGACCTTTAGAAACAAAAATGATTTAGTTGAAATGCCGGATGTCATCAAGATGAGAGAATATAATAAAGAACAATATATACATAAATTGGATGAACTGAATATCCATAAAGATATTGTTGATCAGATAATGAACCGTTTGAATGATAACTTTACATTTGGAGATCTTCAACGCAGTATTCATGAAAGTGTAAAAGACATGGAAGTCTCTCTTTCTAAAAAGAATGTCATTAAATCTCTTATATGGCTCGCCGATGCACATTATGACATCACTTTTTCAGAAGATACGACAATATCAGAAAGAGTGATTTTTCCAGTGTCTGATTCTGAACGGAATGGTATTGAGGATGCACGGTTTGTAAGATTCACAGATGATGATGGGCAGGTAACTTATTATGCGACATTTACTGCTTATAACGGATTTGCGATTCTCCCAAAAATACTTGAAACAAAAGACTTTTATCATTTCACCATAAGGCCCCTTCATGGTCAATCGGCCCAGAATAAGGGAATGGCCCTCTTCCCCAGGAAAATAAGAGGTCAGTATGTGATGGTCTCCAGAATTGATGGATTCTGTAACTATATGATGTATTCGGAGAATTTATTGACCTGGCAGGAAAACATCAAAATGGAAGAACCCAAATACCCCTGGGAATTTGTACAGATAGGAAATTGCGGCTCTCCTATCGAAACTGAGAAAGGATGGTTATTGGTAACTCATGGAGTTGGAGCCATGAGAGAATATTGCCTGGGCTTAACCCTGCTGGACCTGGAACATCCTGAAAAAGTGATATGCCAATATGAACATCCGATTCTCATCCCCAACGATGAAGAACGGGAAGGATATGTACCGAATGTCGTTTATTCCTGCGGATCCATGGTCCATAATAATGAACTGATTATTCCCTACGGGATGTCTGATTCCGCCTCATCCTTTGCCTCTCTTCATTTGGATGAGGTTCTGAAGGTGATGACAAGTAATGCCTGATATCTATTAGATCAACGAGCCAGAACGAAGGCCCTGCCTGTCAAACAGAAATCTCATAACAGGACATTACAGTCAAATGAGAGATCAGATAGGCCAGAGTACTCTCGGCACCCTGATTTCTGTTGACTCCATGGATTTTCAAACCGTCATTACAACCTTTGGTTTCAAAGTCATAAAGAGGAATCCTTAAGTCATTCTCACCAAGAAACCAGAGAAAGGAATCGAACATTTTTTGAAGATGTCTCTTATCCCTTGTGACCATATAAGCCTGATGAAACATCAGGACAATGGACATGGCATCCAGGGGCTGCTGATCAAAATCAGAACATTCCTCCCCATTGGTATACCAATTTTCACTACCCACAAGGCTAAGAGAACTTTCCTTAAAAACCACATTTTCCAGGAACTGAAGGCTTTCCAATGCAATACTCAATGTCTCTACATCAGAAGTGATTTCATAAGAATGCAGCAGAGCGTATGGAATGATTCCATTATCATAGGATAAACTTTGTTCAAACCAGTGCCAGTCACCCTTATTATGATCACCGTAACGGGGCAGAATTTTAGATGTAAGTAGTTTCAGTGTCCGCAGCATACCCTCATCTCCAGGATATCGATGAAGCCAGTGACAGACACCAAGAATAGTGTTTGCAATACCTCTAAGAGAGCTTAATGCATCAAATTGGGAATAGGAATTCAAAAAGAGCTCTCTGGCCAGTTCTGAATATGAATCACTCGGCAGTGATCTGACTAAAAAACCCAATGCCCAAATGGTCCGTCCGAATGAATCTTCAGAACCCTTCTCATCAAGATATTGTCTGTCGTACCCTAGAAAATTTCTTATGGTTCCATCATCATTCTGCATATACTGAATAAAGCTCAGATAATAAGACATCAACCTTAATACTTCCGGATCTTTAAATTGCTGGTATGCCATGGATGCCATTAAAAGAGCCCGGGAATTATCATCGACACAGTATCCATCGTTCCACTTTGGAATATTATATTTGGCATGCTGTAAGATCCCTGATGTATCTGTCATTCTACTAACATGATCCATACTGAATTGAGGTAAGAGGAGGGGCTTGATAACCCACTCCTTCTCATGATGATCCTCTATATATGATTTTCTGGCTTCATCAGCCTGAACGAGATATTGCCTTCCTATTTCAGGCCAACTCGTTTTTTTCCCGTATTCAAAGGCATTGTTTCTATAGGATTGCAGCTTTTCAGGGTTGTCAAGTAAATCAATCAGAATCTTTGCTAAGCCTTTGGAATCATTGAAATCAAATAGTATTCCTCTATCTTTAGTTAGAAGTTCTTTAGCATGCCAGTATGGCGTTGATATAACTGCCGCTCCTGCCCCCACAGCATAAGAAAGAGTACCACTGGTGATTTGTGCCTCATTCAGATAAGGAGTGACATAAAGATCCGTTGCCGCTAAATAACCCAATAATTCATCAGTATCAACAAAACGGTCATCAAAATAAACATTATCAAGGAGGCCAAGTTCATTTACAAGGAGTTTCAGATAATTCCTGTACTCCTCTCCAGAGTGACGAACGACAGCAGGATGAGTCTTGCCCAGAACGATATACAATAGATCCGGGTGTTTCTTTACAACTTCCGGGAGGGCTTTAATGACTGTTTCCAGCCCCTTATTCCGGCTTAATAATCCAAAAGTTATAAGAGTTTTTCTCCCCAATACATTAAATCGCTCTTTCTCTTCCTGATTATGTGTGAAGTCATACACGGGTACACCATGGGGAATGACAGCAATTTTATCTTTTGAAATACCATAACCTTCTTCAAGGATTTCTATTGCCAGGCTGTTCATCACAACAATTTTTGAGGCCTTCTTCCCTATTTCAACGATGATATTCCTTTCATTGTAAGATGGATTTTTTAATACCGTATGGAAGATCACAATCAGGGGAATTGTCAGCCTATGAATTAGAGGTAGGATGTAAACACCGCTGTTTCCACCATAAATACCAAACTCATGCTGAAGAACACACACATCCGCATTACTGAAGTTTATGAATTCCACCGCTTTAATATAATCTTTTGGAATATTCTGATTAATAGTTTTTGCTACAATATCCTGGTACTCATATTCTTGATCCTGATCATTCATGGCTATAACGTAAGCCTCGATATTCTCAGAGCCCTCTGCATTGTTATCAAGAAGTGATTGAATGAAATCCTTGGTAAATGTAGCTATCCCACATTCTCTGGGAGGATAATTCCCTATACAGGCTATTTTCATAAATCCATCCTTATAAACAAATAAACTATAATTATAGTTTAT
Encoded proteins:
- a CDS encoding glycoside hydrolase family 130 protein — translated: MSIHINRFENRFYPDSKRVIARFFVAGGDERSRLLIQKILNMNEVDTKYKLRRILSTYGNRHRNITSIFEKHFSNIIHFLQDLGIDENSLTREKKLLIGSYFTHEYSIESAAFFNPSIMEAPNQDHLEEGQKRIIVSFRATGEGHISSIVFRSGIIDSKNKLTFRNKNDLVEMPDVIKMREYNKEQYIHKLDELNIHKDIVDQIMNRLNDNFTFGDLQRSIHESVKDMEVSLSKKNVIKSLIWLADAHYDITFSEDTTISERVIFPVSDSERNGIEDARFVRFTDDDGQVTYYATFTAYNGFAILPKILETKDFYHFTIRPLHGQSAQNKGMALFPRKIRGQYVMVSRIDGFCNYMMYSENLLTWQENIKMEEPKYPWEFVQIGNCGSPIETEKGWLLVTHGVGAMREYCLGLTLLDLEHPEKVICQYEHPILIPNDEEREGYVPNVVYSCGSMVHNNELIIPYGMSDSASSFASLHLDEVLKVMTSNA
- a CDS encoding hemolysin family protein, producing the protein MIFDSFYLNYIFLAILLLFSFFFSGSETAFFSLNRLERNSLKENKSIKKKAILSFLLENQEQLLITILTGNMVVNIFASSIGSIIGDRLFRGKSEIYSIIGMTLLLLIFGELTPKRIAVNHSRSFSNLTAKPLYYLHLFLTPVRSVLNHISTWFLNLFPKDMRIENEKKHSLVLTTAEMGYKQSILIHSEYRLFKSYLAFTGKPAYSVMTQRKVLNTISSDLNIGEVLDIIAEDKKYIMNLSIILRNNDSDHLSGWIPIPRLLECKFEQSHLNESIKTLSRDFHIVPKSKDLPTLILEMREDNSELALLVDEFGGTAGVIWFKNIIEDVLRVFYNPIQETQNDNNQGTTVIPASMPIEDFEEYFGVEIDFDVETIAGLFLELFGDIPESGDEVLFHDLHIIVLEMDKNTIKNLKIEKRYRP
- a CDS encoding hemolysin family protein, with product MILIIEISCLIIASFFAGMETGLLSADKLKIYSNKELGKIWANSAHFLLKKPERLLATTLIGTNVAVVTSAVVLSNYLRNQYSLTVAISGSMVLTIVYLLFSEIIPKTFFRRNADTITVRLAVTMHLFFYIFLPISFLLNLIVKILMILMKQKNTGEKIPRSRDDFRLLMHLSSKESGLGNDDFRIIDEILDFGLTLASEAMIPLHKQSIYHIDTNPLELIRAAGQSNQRYFPCYKNRTDNIVGYIDIEDLFKSGDLSLKQILLKPVFFPEVKKLPELLYSMVQENLDVVFLCDEYGGISGIVTHQQIASEILGMIPGNINTIKEDVRSLDKNTFIAPGNTDLEYLSHIINQRIKKENNETLGGYLCEKLGSIPDSGTEYNENQIRFTVLEADQLTIRSVRIELIPTLHE
- a CDS encoding glycosyltransferase family 4 protein codes for the protein MKIACIGNYPPRECGIATFTKDFIQSLLDNNAEGSENIEAYVIAMNDQDQEYEYQDIVAKTINQNIPKDYIKAVEFINFSNADVCVLQHEFGIYGGNSGVYILPLIHRLTIPLIVIFHTVLKNPSYNERNIIVEIGKKASKIVVMNSLAIEILEEGYGISKDKIAVIPHGVPVYDFTHNQEEKERFNVLGRKTLITFGLLSRNKGLETVIKALPEVVKKHPDLLYIVLGKTHPAVVRHSGEEYRNYLKLLVNELGLLDNVYFDDRFVDTDELLGYLAATDLYVTPYLNEAQITSGTLSYAVGAGAAVISTPYWHAKELLTKDRGILFDFNDSKGLAKILIDLLDNPEKLQSYRNNAFEYGKKTSWPEIGRQYLVQADEARKSYIEDHHEKEWVIKPLLLPQFSMDHVSRMTDTSGILQHAKYNIPKWNDGYCVDDNSRALLMASMAYQQFKDPEVLRLMSYYLSFIQYMQNDDGTIRNFLGYDRQYLDEKGSEDSFGRTIWALGFLVRSLPSDSYSELARELFLNSYSQFDALSSLRGIANTILGVCHWLHRYPGDEGMLRTLKLLTSKILPRYGDHNKGDWHWFEQSLSYDNGIIPYALLHSYEITSDVETLSIALESLQFLENVVFKESSLSLVGSENWYTNGEECSDFDQQPLDAMSIVLMFHQAYMVTRDKRHLQKMFDSFLWFLGENDLRIPLYDFETKGCNDGLKIHGVNRNQGAESTLAYLISHLTVMSCYEISV